taggaatggatggtggtgatggcaacaAAACACCATGAACGTAATTAACACcagtgaattgtatatttgaaagtgcttaaaatggaaaatacatatgtgtgtgtgcatatacaaagaattaaaaaaaattttaatctataCACGGTTTGGATCGTGGAGACCAACTACCAGAAGCGTGCTGGGATCTAGTCAAGCGTCCCGTGTCTGGAGCGTGCCAGGAGTGGGTGTGCCCGGCTGCCCGGGGAACCGAGCGGCGTGGGCCTAGGGGCAGGGCCGCGGCAGACCCTCTGCAGCCCCACCCGGGAGCTGCCTGGGACGCTGGTCTGGCCTGGCGGAGGCCTGGATCTTGACCTGCGCAGGCCAGCTACGAGCAGTGTGGATCCGGGCAGTAGTGTGCAGAGTTCTCATCTCCGAGCCGGGGAGGGTGCCTTGTCGGCAGCGCTGCTCCGAGGGCGGGCAGCCATCACCTATGCAGGTCTGTGTGCACACAGCGCCCAGAGCAGAGCGGGGGTCAGGCACGAGCAGAGGATGCAAATGCCAGCCCCTCCAGCGCCTGCCAGGGCCAGACCCTGCCGCTCCTGTCAGTTCACACATGCACCCTCAGGTGCTGATAAAGATAAGCCTGAAGCCAGGATGGAGGGGGTGGAGAATGAGGTATCACAGCCCCCACTTCGTATCTCTGAGCCCCAAAGGGGTCATGTGGATTCTGATCTGcgggatggggatggggtggCTCTCTTAAAAATCATCAACCGAGGGctcttaaaaaatgtttaacGGAAACGCAGACCACATCACAGAGAGCTGGAGGCAGACCCTGCTGCCAGGAGTGAGCTGTCTGGAAGAGGCCGACAGTGCATCTCTGCTGGTGAGTCACTTGCCTTTCTCTCCGTATTTAACAGAAAGGAGGGAGGATGGATGGGGTTCTGGGACGCCAGCCTGCAGCGGCTCTGGAGCCCAATCCCACCTCTGCCGCTCGCTGCCGGAAGGGGGAGGGAATATGAAAGCGACTTGATGTGATCCCAGGGGCACAGGGAGTGCTCGGAAGTGGGGGTACTACTAGTAACGGCAGAACTGGACACCCCGGTGAGGTGTGGAGAGTCCACGCACTGCCTATCTTTGTTCACTGAATAATCGTTCTggtttccttccatttctttgcattttataAGAAAAGCTATTATCTCAAATTAGCATTTATTTCTTGAGTCTGTAGAAAAATATAGAGGAGGGAAAAAACCCCACATCAAACAGTCCATAATTCCGCCAGACAGCAGTGAACTGCTGATAAAATTTGAcaatttttctgtttcaaaaaatatattgtaGTTAAAATCATACAGCTTACCAGATTCTTGAACAAGGGTCTACAGAACCCTCAGAACTGCAGGTatttgctgtgtgtgtgcatTATCTTTGAGGAAAAGGCTCATAGCTTTTGAGATCCTTGAAAGGACTTATGGCCAACAAGGGTAAGAATCACGGCCAATTTTACATCCTTTCTGCCATGTGTCACTATCATAGCAACAGCTAATACTTACTTTGCATATTTACTTTGTGCTCGCAATGCTCTGAGCAATGTAAACATATTATGTTTTCCCCAATTATTAAAAACTCTCCCTAAAGCTTTTAGTAATAATCCATTTTATGTCTAAATTATAATTTGCTTCATTTATCTATTATCAGACATTCAGATGATTTCCAAAgttgtatatattatttttcccAACTAAAAGTCAACTAACTACAGTGCATAGGATTTtggttagagaaaataaagaaatgaatatacgtttgtttttaacattttctagCATGTAAAGTCATTATTAATACTCTCTCTGCACAGCACTGTGTAGTCCCACAGTGCTGTGGGactacatgtaatattacattttACCAAGTATTACTATTACATATTACATATTACATTTTACCAAGTATTACTAACGAGTATTTGGTAATATACTGGCTCCTTTGAGGAAATGTGTAATGCCAGTGTGAGTCGGCATCTAGCAACAGAGAGGGACAAAAATCGAAAGACTAGAGGAAGTCAACCAGAAAGGGACAGTACgacattatttttaagaaaagcaaTGCAGCCCGTTTCATATTCTAAATGATGGAAAAGAAGTCTTTGTCCCTATTTGAAGCAAACACACATACATCCTTACTTGACTTGCTTAGCCTGGCACCCCAGGAAGCTGGTGGGGTGTCACGTCCACTGGGTGGCCTGCCTCCCTGGTGAGCCAGTAACATTCTGTGGTCTCGGGCCAGCAACCATGCACTGAGGAGCAGCACCCTGCTCTCACCCCAGAGGCGAGGTTCTCCTTGCTGGAGATAAGGGTGCTTTGGCCTCAGGAAGGACTGAGGCAGGCAGCACTCACTGTCAGGGGACGTCCCCAGGGGGACTGAAAAGGGAGGTGACCTCCGCTTTCACGTGCCCTTGCCTGGCTGTCAGTATCTTGACTTTGCTAAGTTTGCAGGGATTCTGCCCCAGTGCCTCCCCTTCCTAAAACATCTCCTGGAGGTGCTTGAGGGATACGGCACAAGGTCACAGGAAGTGAGCTCCTGCATGTCGTGTCACTGCAGGTCCCTGGCACGGCCTGGCCCAGGGCTGCTCCTGCTCCCGAGCCACAGGTTACGTCGCCCCGTGTCCTGTCTGTGGTCCTCAGCACGTTGTCCCAGGACAGAGAAAAGGGTCAGGAGAAAGAGCAGTGCTGGAGGGCCGGGGGCCCCAGGCAAGCAAGCAGCCGTGTGGCCTTTGCTCCAAGTGTCCCCGCTGGGGCGCACCCACCTGGCGCTCCGTTTCCACCGGTCTCCTGTGTGTTAAAGTCGACCCCTAAGCCCCTGATCATCAAAGCTGAAGGCACGTCCCGTTCTGGGGAAGTCTGCCTTGTAAGAGGCTCCTGGAGGCTGGGACACACCTGCCGGTGGTGTGTCTAGCCAGGTGAGAGGGTAAAGGGGAAGTTTTGAGTTGGGGGGTGAGGGACCCTCCCACTTGCCAGCCGTGAGGCCGGGGCCGGGGCTGTGCCATGCCTTCGCCGCCCACCAGCTGCCTTCTGTAATATAAACGGCTCAGAGCAAGAAAAGGCAGGAAGGCCTGCCCTTCCCAAGCAGGTTCACCCCAGAACCTCCTGGGAGGGGCACCTGCGTTAGCTGCCCCAGGGAACAGTTCAGGGCTCTGGATTAACAAGAAATGGGGCACGGGCTGGGTGGGCAGTTGCTGTGAGGCATTGGGGGGGTAGGGAGACAGGCCCCCCATTAAAAAGCTGAGCTGCACCTCAACAAGGGCACTGTGCCCTACGTCATTTAACCAGATGGCAACCTCTGTTTTCAAAACGACTTGGCACAGGCTTTATGAAATGCATGTGGGGTCGGCTAGTGGGGTGTCCCAGGTCGGTGGTCCTGGGGACCTCGGGACTAACGAAGGGTCCCTCGTCCTAGCTGAGGACTTCCCCTCCCCCGGGGCTGTCTCGAGCACCTGGACTGGGCTGTCGCTGAGCGTAACAGTGCAAGGGGGTAGGGAAGGACTGCTTTCCCCCTACACGGGCAACAGCGGGGGAGCAGTGGGAAGAGCGGGAGGACCCCAAACGCAATGCCTGCGCTTCTGCTTGCAGACGCCCTGCTGCTCTGACACCATGGAGAACGAGGACTACGACGAGAACCTCACCCTTGCGGACGCCAGCAGCCAGGAGCACGAGCGCTTCCTGCGCTTCCGCCAGCTGTTCCTGCCCTGCATGTACGCGGGCGTGTTCGTCTGCGGCCTGGTGGGCAACTCCCTCGTGCTGGTCATCTACGTCTTCTACCAGAAGCTGAAGAGCCTGACCGACACGCTCCTGGTGAACCTGCCGCTGGCCGACCTGGTGTTTGTCTGCACGCTGCCCTTCTGGGCCTACGCCGGCATCCACGAGTGGGTCTTCGGCAAGGTGGTGTGCAAAACCCTGCTGGGCATCTACACGCTCAACTTCTACACCTCCATGCTCATCCTCACCTGCATCACGGTGGACCGCTTCCTCGCGGTGGTCCGGGCCACCAAGACCTACAACCAGCAGGCCAAGTGCACGGCCTGGGGCAAGGTCATCTGCGCGTCGGTCTGGGCGAGCTCGCTGCTGGTCTCCTTGCCGCAGGTCATCTACGGCGACGTCTTTCATCACGACAAGTCCGTCTGCCGTTACCACAGCGAGTCCATTTCCACGGTGGTCCTTGCCACCCAGATGACGCTGGGCTTCTTCCTGCCGCTGCTGACCATGATGGCCTGTTACCCGGTCATCATCAAGACGCTGCTCCGTGCCCGAGGCTTCCGGAAGCACCGGTCCCTGAAGATCATCGTCCTGGTGGTGGCTGTGTTCCTGCTGACCCAGACGCCCTACAACCTGGCGAAGCTCGTCCGCAGCACGCGCTGGGAGTACAGAGCCATGACCAGCTTCGACTACGCCATCGTGGTGACGGAGGCCGTGGCCTACCTGCGGGCCTGCCTGAACCCTGTGCTCTACGCCTTCGTCGGCCTCAAGTTTCGCAAGAACTTCTGGAAGCTCGTGAGGGACCTCGGCTGCCTCCCGTATCTCGGGACCATAAGCCAGTTCAAGTCTTCCGAGGACGGTTCTAAAACCTGTTCTGCCTCTCACAACGTGGAGGTCACCAACATGGTCCAGGTGTAGGCCCGTCAGGGCGTGGAGAGCGGCTCAAGGACTTAGAGAAGCATGGCTGTGTCCTCTGGACGAGACGACGAAGGCTTTGTAGCTTGTGCTAGGAAACTGTCAGGGCTTTGCTTCCTCCGTCCCCGTGAATGCTGACACCAAGGGATGGACCTGTGACTCTTAAGATCTTGGGGGCCCCTTTGCTGGAGATGGGACTGAGGACTGAAGTGGGGAGCACAGCTGacagagctggggctggggggtgaCACTCTGGGCTCCCAAATTCAGAACACTCTTCTGGCTATGGGACAAGCAGGGGAGATGAGGGCAGCCGTGAAAACCAGTGCTGGCCCGTAGGGCTCAGACTCCGAACAGAAACGAGATCAGGCCTTGCCTCCCCTGTGGCTTGACTTTCACACAGCTAGATGCTTATGCCCGCTTTGGTTAATCCTGAAAGGACTGGTAGTGGGAGTACAAAGGGGCCGCACAAGCTTGAGCAGGCTGAGCATTCCAGCAATCCCTGGAATGCTAGAAAACGGGCAGGGCAGGGTTTAAGACTGTCATGAATCTAAGCAGCATTTCTGAGATCCTCCTTGGTAGGTGTGTGCATTTTAAAACTGAGTCATCCAGTAACTGTTGCGTGCCCGTGCAGGCACATGTAGCGCACGTGCATTAAAGAGCATATGATTTTCAtgactaagaaataaaaatttaaaaaggctcCAGAGTGCTTTTATTCTTAGGTGCATGCTATTCTCAAGTGGTATGCCTGGAATCTACAAAAATGGTAGCCGTGAGCTCAGGGCACAGGAAGTTAAAACAGTAAATTTTCAGGATGCTGTCCTatcaaggaaatggaaaatagcaGTGAAAATAATAGCTCAGCTCCTTAACTGTGGCTTCCAACCTGCCCAAAGTGTGGAAGTGTGCTGATGTTTTACAATACGGTCACAGGATGTGGCAGAGCTTTAAGTGTCAGAGTTTACTGTCTACTTCTCAGATCCTACCCGTCTGTCCAGCAGGCTTAAAGAAGCCTTCTGGGCTCCCGCATTGCGAAAGCACCCCGTGAAAGGCGgagaatgaacagacaaacagggGACACAGGGAGGTGGGCCACCGGGGGCCTTGCGGTGTGGTCTGGGGGCTGGAGAGACCACAGAGGCGTCCCACCCCACACTACCAGGTGGTTATCTCCTACATCTGACTGCCTGCTTCCCTTCTTTTGGGTGAAACATGGATGCTAACAGCTTACGTCTCAGGGCGGGTGTGAGAGCACACATAAAACACTTAGCAGGGTTTGTTTCCAAGGACAGGAGGGCTCCAAACACTGGCAGAGCTCGTTTTACTCACAAGCACTAAGGCTTGCGCAGAAGCCCTCTGTGTCACCCAGGGGTTAGCGAAGCGGTGGAGGACAGGCACGTGACATGCTGCGGGCACCCTGGCCACCAAGCAGGCGGCCCTGCAGGGCTCGTGCAATCCTACTACCTTGGTGCAGCCCCCAGGAGAGCGCCTTCCCTGTGTTCAGGCCACGCGGCCCTCTGAGTGCTTCCTCAGGCCACAAGAGCTGCCCTTTCATGACAAGGCTGATATTTACCTTCTTTCAACTGGCTTCAAAGGGCAAGTTTCTGCCAGCCCTTTGCGCTTTCTTCTCTTGCTGAATGTTTCTGACACAGGGGCTACAAGTCTCTGGCTTCCCTGACAGTGTCCCAGCCCAGGAGGCAGAGGCCTCGACTGGGGAAGGAAGACGTGGTGAGTTGGAAGGCAAGGGGCTGGTGGCATCTCCGTGGGATGCTGATGCTAGAGCCGCCCGCTAGGGAAGCAGCGTGGACTGACGGGAAAGCAGGGCTTTGGGGTCTAGGCATGGGTTCAGGGACAGCTCCACCGCTGTGTGTCCCTGGGCAAGTGATCCGGCCTCTCCGAGCTCCCATTTCACTGTCCACATCACTGTCCACACGGCCCACGGAGTGAAAGACACTGTAACCACGAACTTGCTTTACAGAGGAACCAATGTCAGGGGCAGGAGGGCCCAGGCTGCCCTGCAGACCCGCTCGCACGTGCCAGGTGGTGATGCAAGAGGCCTGAGTGCGGAGGGCTGGGGGGTGCTGGGGAAGGCGCCGGGCCGGGCCTGGGCCCTGGCTGAGCTGAGGCGGCCTGGGGGTGGCGTTGGGGTCTGCAGGTGAAGCGCGGGCTCCCCCGACTGTCTTCTCAATACCCAGGCGGAGATGGGGGCAGGTGCCCGTCAGCTCCTGCCTGGAAGAGGTGCTGAGCACACAGCACATCTGAGATGTGGCGAGGGCCAGGTGACACTGCCGGGGCCACTTGGGACTCGGAGCCCAGGTGCTCTCAGCAAGTGTTTTGGACTGACGCGGTGGAGGCACAAGGAGCAGACCCTGAAGGCAGAGCACAGCGCGCAGGCCGGGGCTGGCCAGGGCGCTGGCTCTAGCCCTCTCCTCCAAGTGTGTCCCCAGGGCATCACCTCGGCCGTGGCCCATGGCAACTCACGAGGCTGCTTCCAAGGAGGGCTGGCCTCATCGTGGGGACACGGGCTAGTGTGTCCTGCCAGAGCTCACGTGGCAGGGCTGGGCCACCTTCTCTGCTCTGACAGGCTGGCCGGGGAAGCTTCGTGCCACGGCTGGCCTGCCAGCTCCCTGCCAGCTCTGCCCGCAGACAAAGGGGGAGACGTGGGGTTAACCCTGCACAGGTGGCTTCTCAGCCTTTAACCATCAGCACCATATCCTgttcttgcttttgtttctgAGGCACCAGGCGTCATGCATCCTTGCTGGTGACAAACCCACCACAGCGCCCTGAAAACCATGACCATGAGGTACTACCCGTTCTGATGCAATTACTGGCAAAGGACGCTGCCGCCGCTTGGGGACAGTCCCTGCGGGTGAATTCAGGCTCACGAGAGCCAATGACTTTCCTCTGAGGGGCTGCTGGGCTAGGACGTGCCTGGTTTGGGGCCCACGGCTGTTGACACGCATGGCTCCACCGACGCCGCTGCCGGGGCCGAGCCGTTGTGAGAGCAGCACGCCTCCCGAGGGGGCTCGCCCGGCGCGGGCCTGGCGCTGGGCTGCACACACGCTCTCACTAAGGCCTCCTGGCAAGCCTGGCGGGTGGCAGGGACCCGGGCTCAGGGAGACGGTGCTGCCCGAACATGGGGCTTGGGGCTGGCGACGCAGGGCTCTGACCAGGCGTGTCTGACTCTGCAGCGCACGCTCCACCTGCTGCAGTCGGCTCATCCATGACCGGAAGGGGAAACCAGGCTTCGAGGAGGCTGCGCCGGGGTGGCGGCTGCGCAGAGCCCCAGGGAAGGGAAGCCCAGCCCCTCCTGGCCCAGTTCACCAGCTGACACCTCCGTGCTGAGGACCGCCGGACACCTGGTCGATGGGGTTGCCTGAGGGAGCCCGCCTTAGAGAGGGGAGATGTGTATGGTGTCCAGGGCCCTAAAAGAACATCACCTGTTCACCAGATGCAAGGGGACGGCACGAGGACACCTGGACATCCGGGTGGGCCATGGCGTCCCCGGGGGTCTGCAGCACCCACCAGGTCTCCTGGCAAGGCTGGCCTGGGGACCGCTTCCTGTCCCATCGCTGCCAAGTGGGGAAGGCAAGCAATGCCCTTACCCTAAGAACGTGCACATGGTGGGGCGGGCAGGGGCACCGGGAAGGCAGGTAGTTGAGGACGAGCAGGTGGGAAACGGGGACCTGGAGAAGACAGCTGAACTCTTCAAAAGGGAGAAGGCCTGGGTGCAAAGCTAGCTTGGACACGGCCTGTGACCTTGAATGAGGCTTTGGTACGTTTCCCTGTGAAATGGGATGGAAATCCCTGCTCCCTGAAAGGCTGTGTGGGGTCTCAGTGAGGTCGGCTGTAAGCTGCTGGTGCAGGgaaggctcatcccagggaggaGTCCCGCTCCTGGCCAAAAGCCTGTGTGACCTCGCAGGCTGCCAAGGCCACCAGCAAGGCTTTACCTGACCCACCCCACGTGGCCCTGGTGCACCTGTGCAGGTGCCCTGCAGCCTCTGAAGGGAGGTGTTGCCAGGGCCCCTACAGGTGCCTGCGGGCCGAGCCCCAGGCCCGCCCCAGGGGCCCTGCTGAGCCTCCTCGAGAGGGAGGGGGCTGTAAGGCAGTCTTCTCCACTGTGACTCAGGCTCTAGTGTAAACCGCAGGAGCCTTCTGTGTGGCCCCCAGTAGTGACTGACCCCCCCAGCCCGTACTGGCCCGTCTGACACTTGCCTGGTGGCGTCACTCGGGGGGAGAGCAGCACTTTCCTCCAAGTTAACCTCTTGCTGATGCTATTGCAATCAGGGACTAAGGCTCAGCAGCACCGTCCATTCTGGCCTGATGGTCTTAACTGGCTATTCCTGACACCTGACAGATGAGCACCTGCAGTGCTTACCCCGAGCAGCCTAATTCCTTCCTGGACTTGTACTTAACCAGTGCTTAATCCCTCTGGGATCACTTTTTGCCttggattttcttatttttttctctatgctTCCTGCCAGGATGCTGAAGCAAATCCAGGGCTCTATAGCTCCACTTTCCCAGACTCTGGCTTTTTTGTTTGGGTATTTGGAAATAAACGTAAAAGAAAGCTACCAGGGAATCTCGGGTTCATCTCTAGCTCATGCACAAAGCAGGGGGTCTTAACTAGCCCGGGGTCCGCTCTGCCCCCAAACAGGAAGCTCTGGGGCCTGCAGGCCCCCGCCAGCCAGTCCCAGACTGGCCCTGGAGCCCCAGGGCTGCCATACTGGCAGTTTCCTTTCCCTGGAACGGTTCCTGATTTCCCAAGGCCAAAAACACCTTTTTTGCTAGCGGTCAGAGCACCTTCTGTTTTTGTTCCTactgggaaaggggaaggggaagggtgaTGGAGACGCAGGGAAACGCGGGGTGGCCACCTTTGCACGCATGCCGCAGCCAAAAGTGGGGTCCCCAGGCCGGCGGCTCCTGGGCCAGCTCAGCTGACCACCTCCCCACCTGGCTGGGAGTCATGCCAGACAGGGCAGAGCTGCCGGGGGCGAGGGCAGAAGTCGGCTCGGGGCCGGTGGAGGGGACATGCCTGGGACCCTTGGGCCACGGGGCGGGGGCAGCGCTGCAGGTGATCAGTCGGAAGGCCTCAGGTGGCGGGAACCGGCCTGCCCACACTGTCGTTGCTTTTAGACCTTGGGGGCCTGGGTGGGCTCACGTGGAGCTGAAGGGAATTCTTACAGAACACATCTACCCAAGATCACTGGAACTGCATCCAAGTTTCCTTTCTCAGAGCACTGTTACTGAGCCTACTTAGcagttccaaaaagaaaaacgtGTTTTTTAAAGGGCAGCACAGCAAGAGTTCTCCAAGCCTAAACGGGATTCCTGAAACCTGCCGGGAACCTCCTGAGCCCTGTGCTCTTCAAGGGCTGCCCTATCCCGAAGTCTGCTCGGAGGCACCTTCCCTCCAGCCAAGAAGTCAAGCTTGTGACCCAAGCCCCAGTTTCCTGGTCCTTTGGCAAGACCAGGCCTCTAATTAGCCCTCTGGAAACCGCGGTGACGTCTACTCACTGTTCGGCCACATTTGGGTCCAGGGAACCGGTTTCAGTGGGCGTTCCAGGCAGGGAAGAGCCGGACTCCTGTATCTCACACAGCTCCTCGTCCGTGATGATGTCAAACACAGCATCGTCGGGCGGCCTGCACTCTGGGCTGGTGCCTGGCCCTGGAGGTAGCGCAGGAGAGAAGAGAGATGCACCGTCAGGCACGGGGCGGGGAGCACAGGAGGGCAGCTGTGCAGGGCAAGCTAGCAAGACACACTCGATGCTCATCCGGCTGATGGGGATTCTGTCCAGAGGAGAGAGGAGTGGCTGCTGGGACATTCCAGAAAAGCAGAGGAGGGGACCACAGACGAAATGGAATGCAACACTTGAGACTTTTCAAAGTCGGGGGCTTAGAGAGTTTGGAACCTTTTACATATTTTCTGAAGCCCTTTATTTAGAGGGAAAGAGCTCATCAAACCTTACCAGAAAAGAGCCTAACAACACAGAAAACACGCTCCATAAGGCAGCACCTACTTATGCCTTTTGAAAGCAGAATTCCGTCAGGCTGCATtttctccccagcccccctccctgtGCTGAGGAGCTGAGCAGGCACTGCGCTTCTGACCCGGGACCTACGCCTACCCCTGGGGGCTGCTCAGCAGGAAGGACCCGGCATGGGCGCTCTGCCAGCCACGCACCACAAGTGCCCACTGCACAGCTCAGGGAAGATGGGGTGGCAGGTGTGACGCAAGCCAGAAAGATGAGAGGAGGTGGCAGGAAACCTAAGAAATCAAAACAAGCGGCCTCAGCACTCTGGCACGGTGCTACCCTCCGTCACTGCTGGAACCGCCGGTGAGTCAGGGGGAAGACTCTGGGCTGCAGGGCAAGAACGCTCATGGAGCCACGGTTCTCAGCTGGCCCTGCGGCACAGCTGCTGGGGGGTCACGCTGTAGAAGCCTGCTGGTGCATGACGGAGGGCTTGAGGCGCCAGCAGGAAAGGGGGCCGGGGCTCAATTCTTTCTACAATCTCAAGCACAATTCTGAGCCTGGCAcagggaaagaagggaaagagcaAGTGGGATCCAAAATGCCACCCCCTGAGATTTCAAAGAAGGCccaaataaatggagatatataTCATGTCCACGGATTGGAAGGCCCAATATTGTTGAGATTTCAACTCTCCCCAAATTGTCTAGAGGTTCAACTCAACCTCAATCAAAACCTcacaagggggaaatggacttggcccagtggttagggcgtccgtctaccacatgggatgtctgcggttcaaaccccgggcctccttgacccgtgtggagctggcccacgcgcagtgctgatgcacgccaaggagtgccgtgccatgcaggggtgtcccccgcgtgtgggagccccatgcgcaaggagtgcgcccgtaaggagagccgcccagcgcgaaaagaaagagcagcctgcccaggaatggtgccgcccacacttcccgtgctgctgacgacaacagaagcggacaaagaaacaagacgcagcaaatagacacagagaacagacaaccgggggagggggggaattaaataaataaataaatcttaaaaaaaaaaaaaaacctcacaagGAATTTTTGGAAAAGCAAAGGATCTAACATATCCAAGACTTTGAAAAAACCAAAATTGGAAGACTCATTCATTCTGATTCTAACACTTACCATAAAAGTATGGCAGTCCTACCAGTgtggcattgatgaaagaaaaggtacatagatcagtGCAATCAGAGAGTCCAGATACATACCCATGCATACAAGGCCAACTGATTTTGATAAAGGTGTACAGGCAATATGATGGACAAAGAATACTTCTCTACTAATGGTTCTGAAGCAACTATATAATCATATGCAAATACAAAATGAATCTCTACTCATACTttgcaccatatacaaaaatcaactcaaaatgaatcaccAATGATTCATAATAAATGTGtaacctaaaacaataaaaaaaacttctaggagaaagcaagagaaaatcTGTGAGTCCTTGGACAAGGGAgatagatatgataccaaaagaaaaaaaacactgatCCATAAGAGAAAAattggggggagcaggtgtagctcagtggttgagtatgtgtttcccatgta
The Dasypus novemcinctus isolate mDasNov1 chromosome 26, mDasNov1.1.hap2, whole genome shotgun sequence genome window above contains:
- the CXCR6 gene encoding C-X-C chemokine receptor type 6 isoform X1; translated protein: MFNGNADHITESWRQTLLPGVSCLEEADSASLLTPCCSDTMENEDYDENLTLADASSQEHERFLRFRQLFLPCMYAGVFVCGLVGNSLVLVIYVFYQKLKSLTDTLLVNLPLADLVFVCTLPFWAYAGIHEWVFGKVVCKTLLGIYTLNFYTSMLILTCITVDRFLAVVRATKTYNQQAKCTAWGKVICASVWASSLLVSLPQVIYGDVFHHDKSVCRYHSESISTVVLATQMTLGFFLPLLTMMACYPVIIKTLLRARGFRKHRSLKIIVLVVAVFLLTQTPYNLAKLVRSTRWEYRAMTSFDYAIVVTEAVAYLRACLNPVLYAFVGLKFRKNFWKLVRDLGCLPYLGTISQFKSSEDGSKTCSASHNVEVTNMVQV
- the CXCR6 gene encoding C-X-C chemokine receptor type 6 isoform X2 — translated: MENEDYDENLTLADASSQEHERFLRFRQLFLPCMYAGVFVCGLVGNSLVLVIYVFYQKLKSLTDTLLVNLPLADLVFVCTLPFWAYAGIHEWVFGKVVCKTLLGIYTLNFYTSMLILTCITVDRFLAVVRATKTYNQQAKCTAWGKVICASVWASSLLVSLPQVIYGDVFHHDKSVCRYHSESISTVVLATQMTLGFFLPLLTMMACYPVIIKTLLRARGFRKHRSLKIIVLVVAVFLLTQTPYNLAKLVRSTRWEYRAMTSFDYAIVVTEAVAYLRACLNPVLYAFVGLKFRKNFWKLVRDLGCLPYLGTISQFKSSEDGSKTCSASHNVEVTNMVQV